A single Ochrobactrum sp. BTU1 DNA region contains:
- a CDS encoding P1 family peptidase, translating to MDRRTFAKTLAGLGTIPLISVKATAAASGDQNMLKLIGGSISDVPGLKLGHHTLTKRPTGCTVLLFEEGATAGVDVRGSAPGTRETDLLDPINYVQQVQAVLLSGGSAYGLSAATGVMRYLEENNLGFKIGKGVVPIVPAAILMDLGVGDFSIRPDEEAGYLACKAAKTEASGEGNIGAGAGATVGKMFGMEYAMKGGLGTASYKVPGTEVVVGAIVAVNAVGDVYAPCSQQILAGARNEDGKGFRNIMDSIMRGRNVVKSGGANTTIGAIATNVPFSKAELKKIAGMAHDGFARTINPIHTMWDGDTIFALSTGKATGVEADVTAIGAIAATVMAQAVARAVVQAESLPDLNLPAHRDYV from the coding sequence ATGGACAGACGCACATTTGCAAAGACACTTGCCGGCCTTGGGACAATCCCATTGATAAGCGTAAAAGCAACAGCGGCAGCTAGTGGAGACCAAAACATGCTTAAACTTATTGGCGGAAGTATAAGTGATGTGCCTGGATTGAAGCTCGGCCATCACACGCTGACAAAACGCCCGACAGGCTGCACAGTTCTACTTTTTGAAGAGGGCGCAACCGCTGGCGTCGACGTGCGTGGATCAGCGCCCGGAACCCGCGAAACCGATCTGCTTGACCCAATCAATTACGTTCAACAAGTACAGGCAGTCCTTCTATCCGGCGGTAGCGCCTATGGCTTGAGTGCCGCAACTGGAGTGATGCGCTATCTGGAAGAGAACAATCTTGGTTTCAAGATCGGCAAAGGTGTTGTGCCAATTGTACCGGCAGCGATCCTGATGGATCTCGGGGTCGGCGATTTCTCTATCCGCCCAGATGAAGAAGCGGGCTACCTTGCATGCAAGGCCGCGAAAACCGAAGCTTCAGGCGAAGGCAATATCGGTGCTGGAGCTGGTGCCACCGTCGGCAAAATGTTCGGGATGGAGTATGCCATGAAGGGCGGCCTCGGCACAGCGAGCTACAAAGTGCCTGGTACCGAAGTGGTGGTTGGAGCGATCGTCGCCGTTAATGCCGTCGGCGATGTTTATGCGCCTTGTTCGCAGCAAATTCTGGCGGGCGCGCGCAATGAAGACGGTAAGGGATTCCGCAATATCATGGATTCGATAATGCGCGGCCGCAATGTGGTCAAGTCAGGGGGCGCCAATACCACGATTGGAGCGATTGCGACCAATGTTCCGTTCAGTAAGGCAGAACTAAAGAAAATTGCCGGTATGGCGCATGACGGGTTTGCGCGAACGATTAACCCCATCCACACAATGTGGGATGGCGATACAATCTTTGCGCTCTCGACAGGTAAGGCAACAGGTGTTGAAGCTGATGTAACCGCTATTGGCGCGATTGCCGCCACTGTGATGGCACAAGCCGTTGCCCGTGCAGTGGTGCAGGCTGAAAGCTTACCAGACCTTAATCTGCCGGCTCACCGGGACTATGTTTAA
- a CDS encoding phosphomannomutase, with the protein MTGTSLKFGTSGLRGLATELNGLPAYSYSMAFVKMLAAKGNLLSGDKVFVGQDLRPSSPDIAALAMGAIEDAGFEPVDCGVLPTPALSYFAISQNAPCIMITGSHIPDDRNGLKFYRRDGEIDKSDESAISEVYEKLPAGMAPRKETNPQSGTDAIGAYEKRYTELLGSNSLSGLRVGVYQHSSVARDLLMKVLSALGADAVALGRSDVFVPVDTEALRPEDIQALADWADNDRYDAIVSTDGDADRPLIADEHGDFVRGDLVGAITATWAAADTIVTPVTSNSALEECASFARVLRTRVGSPYVIAGMEQAQREKANIVIGFEANGGVLLGSPLERSGHRLSSLATRDALLPILACLCTIKETQQPLSKIAKSYGFRITLSDRLQDVPQEKSAAFLSVITQEDARAMLFPAGENVVRLETIDGVKLFFASGNAVHYRASGNAPELRCYVEASDEEQAAKLLTLGLDIARNATKDANSK; encoded by the coding sequence ATGACAGGCACTTCCCTCAAATTCGGCACGAGCGGCCTTCGAGGCTTAGCAACCGAGCTCAACGGATTGCCTGCCTATTCCTATTCGATGGCGTTCGTTAAAATGTTGGCAGCTAAGGGCAACCTCCTTTCAGGCGACAAGGTTTTCGTCGGCCAGGATTTGCGACCGTCCAGCCCAGACATTGCGGCACTTGCAATGGGCGCGATCGAAGATGCTGGTTTCGAGCCCGTCGATTGCGGCGTGCTTCCCACTCCAGCGCTCAGCTATTTCGCGATTTCGCAGAACGCACCCTGCATCATGATAACGGGCAGCCATATCCCCGATGATCGCAACGGCCTTAAATTCTATCGTCGCGATGGCGAGATTGATAAGAGTGACGAATCCGCGATCAGTGAGGTCTACGAAAAGCTACCTGCCGGTATGGCACCACGCAAAGAAACAAATCCGCAGTCAGGCACGGATGCGATAGGTGCTTACGAAAAGCGCTATACCGAGCTTTTGGGATCAAACAGCCTTTCGGGATTGAGGGTCGGCGTCTATCAGCATTCATCCGTCGCACGTGATCTTCTGATGAAAGTTCTCAGCGCGCTGGGTGCCGATGCAGTGGCTCTCGGCCGGTCGGATGTCTTTGTGCCTGTCGATACCGAAGCGCTGCGTCCTGAAGACATTCAGGCCCTTGCAGACTGGGCAGACAACGATCGTTACGACGCTATAGTATCTACCGACGGAGATGCGGATCGCCCATTGATTGCTGACGAACATGGCGACTTCGTGCGCGGAGACCTTGTCGGCGCGATTACAGCTACATGGGCGGCAGCTGATACAATTGTCACGCCTGTTACGTCGAATTCAGCACTGGAGGAATGCGCAAGCTTCGCCCGTGTCTTGCGCACCCGCGTCGGTTCCCCCTATGTCATTGCAGGGATGGAACAGGCGCAGCGTGAAAAGGCCAATATTGTAATCGGCTTTGAAGCCAATGGCGGCGTGCTTTTAGGAAGCCCCCTTGAAAGATCAGGCCATAGGCTGTCTAGCCTGGCGACACGCGACGCGCTTTTGCCTATTCTGGCTTGTCTTTGCACAATCAAAGAAACGCAGCAGCCTCTTTCCAAAATCGCTAAAAGCTATGGCTTCCGTATTACTTTGAGTGACCGCTTGCAGGACGTTCCGCAAGAAAAAAGTGCCGCCTTTCTTTCTGTTATCACACAGGAAGATGCACGGGCTATGCTGTTCCCAGCAGGCGAGAATGTTGTCCGGCTTGAAACGATCGACGGCGTGAAGCTATTTTTCGCATCAGGCAATGCGGTTCATTACCGTGCGTCAGGAAACGCTCCGGAACTTCGTTGTTATGTCGAAGCTTCCGACGAAGAACAAGCCGCAAAACTATTGACCTTGGGACTTGATATAGCCCGTAACGCAACAAAGGATGCTAACAGCAAATGA
- a CDS encoding mannose-1-phosphate guanylyltransferase/mannose-6-phosphate isomerase, producing the protein MSFIPVIISGGSGSRLWPLSRDAHPKPFIELPDGGTLIGKTYARASHLEDADQILTVTNRDFLFLTLDAYSGAGARKIENTFLLEPLGRDTAPAVALATLQAASTYGPDATLLIMPADHLIEDEAAFAQAVIEARQLADAGRIVTFGIVPNHPETGFGYIEVEGSDVQRFVEKPDAVTAQSYVESGRYFWNSGMFCFNAETMIEAMQRHAPDVITGARSALENSRRGVNGETRTLEIPKDQFAATPAISIDYAVMEKADNISCVPVSCGWSDIGSWAAMADLITPDAEGNRLRGETVLEDTTDSFVLSETRLVSLVGVHDLLVVDTPDALLVAHRDKAQDVRKVFNKLRAQGHEAAKLHRTAHRPWGTYTVLEEGAGFKIKRIEVKPGRRLSLQAHHHRSEHWIVVSGTAKVVNGEREILLTNNQSTYIPCGFKHRLENPGILPLVLIEVQSGEYLGEDDIVRFEDVYGRT; encoded by the coding sequence ATGAGCTTTATTCCGGTTATAATTAGCGGTGGCTCAGGCTCCAGACTATGGCCACTTTCGCGCGACGCACATCCGAAGCCGTTCATCGAACTGCCAGACGGAGGCACATTGATCGGCAAAACCTATGCGCGTGCATCTCATCTCGAAGATGCCGATCAGATCCTCACTGTCACCAATCGCGATTTTCTTTTCTTGACACTCGATGCCTATTCTGGTGCTGGCGCGCGCAAGATCGAAAATACGTTTCTACTTGAACCGCTGGGGCGCGACACTGCGCCAGCAGTCGCACTCGCCACACTTCAGGCCGCATCGACCTATGGCCCAGATGCTACCTTGCTAATCATGCCTGCAGACCATTTGATCGAAGATGAAGCTGCGTTTGCACAAGCCGTCATTGAAGCGCGCCAACTTGCCGATGCAGGTCGAATCGTGACTTTCGGCATCGTACCAAACCATCCTGAAACAGGTTTCGGCTATATAGAAGTCGAAGGCAGCGATGTGCAGCGTTTTGTCGAAAAGCCTGATGCTGTTACTGCACAGTCATATGTCGAAAGCGGCCGCTATTTCTGGAACTCGGGAATGTTCTGCTTTAATGCCGAAACAATGATCGAGGCAATGCAGCGCCATGCACCAGACGTCATTACAGGTGCAAGATCTGCCCTTGAGAACTCCCGCCGAGGCGTTAACGGAGAAACCAGAACGCTGGAAATTCCGAAAGACCAGTTTGCTGCAACACCTGCCATCTCCATCGACTATGCAGTGATGGAAAAAGCGGACAATATTTCCTGTGTTCCTGTATCCTGCGGTTGGTCCGATATTGGATCATGGGCTGCAATGGCGGACCTGATTACGCCTGACGCTGAAGGCAATCGTTTGCGCGGCGAAACGGTTTTAGAAGATACAACAGATAGCTTCGTGCTTTCCGAAACACGTCTCGTCAGCCTCGTTGGCGTCCACGATTTGCTTGTTGTCGACACACCTGATGCGCTGCTGGTCGCCCATCGCGACAAGGCACAGGATGTTCGAAAGGTCTTCAATAAATTGCGTGCGCAGGGCCATGAAGCGGCCAAACTGCATCGCACGGCACACCGTCCATGGGGCACCTATACGGTTCTGGAGGAAGGCGCTGGTTTTAAGATTAAAAGGATCGAAGTTAAGCCAGGTCGCCGACTGAGCCTGCAGGCCCATCACCATCGTTCCGAACACTGGATCGTGGTTTCTGGAACCGCTAAGGTTGTCAACGGTGAGCGCGAGATTCTTCTGACCAATAATCAATCCACCTACATCCCCTGCGGTTTTAAACACCGCCTCGAGAATCCGGGCATTTTGCCACTGGTGCTTATTGAAGTGCAAAGTGGCGAATATCTCGGAGAAGATGACATTGTTCGCTTTGAAGACGTCTACGGCCGCACCTAA
- the mutL gene encoding DNA mismatch repair endonuclease MutL, with product MTIQHLSETIINQIAAGEVIERPASVIKELVENAIDAGATRIEVVTAGGGKTLLRVTDNGSGIPPNELPLAVSRHCTSKLTDDVHDIRALGFRGEALPSIGSVSKLVLKSRPQDAESGFEVAVSGGYLEGPRPSALNRGTIAEVRDLFYATPARLKFMKTDRAEATAITDVVKRIAIAFPHVRFSLAGTDRTPLELPATGTGIQATLDRIGQILGKEFSENALHIDAERDGIRLAGFAGIPSFNRGNALHQFAYVNGRPVRDKQIFGALRGAYSDVIARDRHPVAVLFLTLDPALVDVNVHPAKADVRFRDPGLVRGLIVGAIKQALSQSGIRPATSGADAMLQAFRAEGLQPRPATNNYAAASWRPSATSTRRTEWSPQTAHPAHKPLEFDGPFASPKEVQATIASITMPDADARAAIAPASVELLQKPLGAARAQIHENYIVSQTQDSLVIVDQHAAHERLVYEALKNALHTRPIAGQMLLIPEIVDLPDEDAERLAANSQTLSRFGLLIEQFGPGAIAVRETPAMLGETNVQQLIRDLADEVAEHDTTDGLEAMLNHVAATMACHGSVRSGRRLKPEEMNALLREMEATPGSGTCNHGRPTYIELKLTDIERLFGRR from the coding sequence ATGACGATCCAGCACTTAAGCGAAACCATTATCAACCAGATTGCCGCTGGCGAGGTGATTGAACGCCCTGCCAGCGTAATCAAAGAGCTTGTCGAAAACGCCATAGATGCGGGCGCCACCCGTATCGAGGTGGTAACGGCCGGCGGTGGCAAAACGCTGTTGCGCGTCACGGATAACGGCTCCGGTATTCCACCTAATGAACTGCCACTTGCAGTTTCTCGCCATTGCACTTCGAAGCTGACCGATGATGTGCACGATATCCGTGCACTCGGCTTTCGTGGCGAAGCGCTGCCATCGATTGGCTCGGTTTCAAAACTTGTGCTGAAGTCTCGCCCGCAAGACGCAGAATCGGGTTTCGAAGTCGCTGTGAGCGGTGGCTATCTGGAAGGCCCTCGCCCGTCTGCACTCAATCGCGGTACTATTGCGGAAGTGCGCGACCTGTTTTACGCGACCCCTGCCCGCCTCAAATTCATGAAAACGGATCGTGCAGAAGCCACAGCGATAACCGATGTGGTCAAGCGCATCGCTATCGCTTTCCCGCATGTCCGATTTTCACTGGCAGGAACTGACCGTACGCCGCTTGAACTTCCAGCAACTGGCACTGGCATCCAAGCAACGCTTGATCGGATCGGGCAGATTCTTGGCAAAGAGTTTTCTGAAAATGCACTCCATATTGATGCTGAACGCGACGGTATCAGGCTGGCTGGATTTGCTGGTATCCCATCCTTCAATCGCGGCAATGCATTGCATCAATTTGCCTATGTGAACGGCCGCCCCGTACGCGATAAGCAGATTTTTGGTGCGCTGCGCGGTGCTTATTCCGACGTCATTGCTCGTGACCGCCATCCCGTCGCAGTCCTCTTTCTTACGCTTGACCCAGCACTCGTCGACGTCAACGTGCATCCTGCCAAGGCGGACGTACGTTTCCGGGATCCAGGTTTGGTGCGTGGCCTTATCGTCGGCGCAATCAAGCAGGCGCTTTCGCAATCCGGCATACGCCCTGCAACCAGCGGCGCAGATGCTATGTTGCAGGCCTTTCGTGCTGAAGGATTACAGCCGCGCCCTGCAACCAACAATTACGCGGCTGCATCATGGCGACCCTCAGCAACCTCCACTCGGCGAACCGAGTGGTCGCCCCAGACCGCTCATCCAGCACATAAACCCCTCGAGTTTGACGGCCCGTTTGCCTCTCCCAAAGAGGTACAAGCAACCATCGCCAGCATAACAATGCCGGATGCGGATGCGCGCGCAGCAATCGCACCGGCTTCGGTCGAGTTGCTGCAAAAACCTTTGGGAGCAGCGCGGGCACAAATTCACGAAAATTACATCGTCTCACAGACCCAGGACAGTCTGGTGATCGTGGATCAGCACGCCGCTCATGAACGGCTCGTCTATGAGGCTTTGAAGAACGCATTGCATACACGTCCGATAGCAGGACAAATGCTGCTGATTCCCGAGATCGTTGATCTGCCAGATGAAGATGCCGAGCGGCTCGCGGCAAATTCTCAAACCTTGTCACGGTTCGGTCTCCTGATTGAGCAATTCGGCCCTGGCGCGATCGCCGTCAGGGAAACGCCAGCTATGCTGGGGGAAACGAATGTGCAGCAGCTTATTCGCGATCTGGCCGATGAAGTTGCTGAACATGATACGACTGATGGGCTCGAAGCGATGCTCAACCACGTCGCCGCGACAATGGCTTGCCATGGTTCTGTGCGTTCAGGACGTCGCTTGAAGCCCGAAGAGATGAATGCACTTCTGCGCGAAATGGAAGCAACACCAGGCTCCGGCACATGTAATCACGGCCGCCCCACCTATATCGAGCTTAAACTCACCGATATTGAACGATTGTTTGGAAGGCGCTAG
- a CDS encoding DUF2093 domain-containing protein, with product MNKFETPRSSQAVLRYLDGDFEIVKHGSYVVCAVTNAQIPLDELKYWSVARQEAYATGLISYERELELHPELRSRKKA from the coding sequence ATGAACAAATTTGAAACCCCTCGCTCGTCACAAGCAGTCCTGCGCTATCTCGATGGCGATTTTGAAATCGTCAAGCATGGCTCCTACGTCGTGTGCGCCGTTACAAATGCGCAGATTCCACTCGATGAACTGAAATATTGGAGCGTTGCGCGCCAAGAAGCTTACGCAACGGGCCTCATATCCTATGAGCGTGAATTGGAACTCCACCCTGAACTGCGCAGCCGAAAAAAGGCTTGA